A genome region from Urocitellus parryii isolate mUroPar1 chromosome X, mUroPar1.hap1, whole genome shotgun sequence includes the following:
- the Nsdhl gene encoding sterol-4-alpha-carboxylate 3-dehydrogenase, decarboxylating, translating into MEQVVGEAVREQVTRTHVIEDIPKVKNCTVIGGSGFLGQHMVEQLLARGYTVNVFDIRQGFDNPRVQFFLGDLCNQEDLYPALKGVSTVFHCASPPPSSNNKELFYRVNFIGTKNVIETCKKAGVQKLILTSSASVIFEGSDIKNGTEDLPYAMKPIDYYTETKILQERAVLDANDPERNFLTTAIRPHGIFGPGDPQLVPILIEAAKKGKMKFMIGNGKNLVDFTFVENVVHGHILAAEHLSQDAALGGKAFHITNDEPIPFWTFLSRILTGLNYEAPKYHIPYWVAYYLALLVSLLVMVVSPIIQLQPTFTPMRVALAGTFHYYSCEKAKKVMGYQPLVTMDDAVERTVQSFHHLRKVK; encoded by the exons ATGGAACAAGTAGTTGGTGAGGCAGTGAGAGAACAGGTCACACGGACCCATGTGATAGAGGACATTCCCAAG GTTAAGAACTGCACAGTGATTGGAGGCTCTGGATTCCTGGGGCAGCACATGGTGGAGCAGTTGCTTGCAAGGGGCTATACCGTCAACGTATTCGATATCCGGCAAGGTTTTGATAATCCCCGGGTGCAGTTCTTTCTGGGTGACCTCTGCAACCAAGAG GACCTGTACCCAGCTCTGAAAGGTGTAAGCACAGTTTTCCACTGTGCATCACCCCCACCATCCAGTAACAACAAGGAGCTCTTTTATAGAGTGAATTTCATTGGCACCAAGAATGTCATTGAAACTTGCAAAAAGGCTGGAGTTCAG AAACTCATTTTGACCAGCAGTGCTAGTGTCATCTTTGAGGGCAGTGACATCAAAAATGGAACCGAAGACCTTCCTTATGCCATGAAACCCATAGACTACTACACAGAGACTAAGATCCTACAAGAGAGA GCAGTTCTGGACGCCAATGATCCTGAGAGAAATTTCTTAACCACAGCTATCCGTCCTCATGGCATTTTTGGCCCAGGAGATCCCCAGTTGGTCCCCATCCTCATTGAGGCAGCCAAGAAGGGCAAGATGAAGTTCATGATTGG AAATGGGAAGAACTTGGTAGATTTCACCTTCGTGGAGAATGTAGTCCATGGACACATCCTGGCTGCAGAGCACCTCTCCCAAGATGCAGCACTGGGTGGGAAG GCATTTCACATCACCAACGATGAACCCATCCCTTTCTGGACGTTCCTGTCCCGCATCCTGACAGGCCTTAATTATGAGGCCCCCAAATACCACATCCCCTACTGGGTAGCCTACTACCTGGCCCTTCTCGTGTCCCTGCTGGTAATGGTGGTCAGTCCCATCATCCAGCTCCAGCCCACTTTCACACCAATGAGGGTTGCACTGGCTGGCACCTTCCACTACTACAGCTGTGAAAAAGCCAAAAAGGTCATGGGGTACCAGCCACTGGTCACCATGGATGACGCCGTGGAGAGGACCGTTCAGAGCTTTCACCACCTGCGGAAGGTCAAGTGA